In a single window of the Flavobacterium sp. W4I14 genome:
- a CDS encoding myo-inositol-1-phosphate synthase (product_source=KO:K01858; cath_funfam=3.40.50.720; cog=COG1260; ko=KO:K01858; pfam=PF01658,PF07994; superfamily=51735; transmembrane_helix_parts=Inside_1_11,TMhelix_12_33,Outside_34_441): protein MKQQVKAAEGKLGILMPGLGAVATTMIAGVAAIKKGISKPIGSLTQMGTIRLGKRTEKREPKIKDFVPLAGLEDLVFGGWDVYEDNVYEAAMNARVLDANLLRDVREELQAIKPMRAAFDRNYVKNLDGKYVKDLDNRYELALAVMEDIKNFKAENNCDRIVLVWCGSTEIYFEPSEVHESLAAFEQGLRDNDLRIAPSMIYAYAALKLGIPFANGAPNLTVDIPALIELAKETDTPIAGKDFKTGQTLMKTILAPGLAARSLGVNGWFSDNILGNRDGLVLDDPDNFKTKEVSKLGVLEDIFKPEVNPDLYGDMYHKIRINYYPPHGDNKESWDNIDIFGWLGYKMQIKINFLCRDSILAAPIVLDLALFIDLAKRANLSGIQEWLSFYLKSPQTIPGVPAENDIFKQLMKLQNTLRYIMGEELITHLGQDYEEELIETV, encoded by the coding sequence ATGAAACAACAAGTAAAAGCAGCTGAAGGCAAGCTGGGAATATTAATGCCAGGATTAGGCGCTGTAGCAACAACCATGATTGCCGGAGTTGCTGCAATTAAAAAAGGGATATCAAAACCTATCGGTTCGTTAACACAGATGGGTACCATCCGTTTGGGAAAAAGAACAGAAAAAAGAGAACCAAAAATTAAAGATTTTGTGCCTCTGGCTGGTCTTGAAGACTTAGTTTTCGGTGGTTGGGATGTTTATGAAGATAATGTTTACGAAGCGGCAATGAATGCCCGCGTATTAGACGCTAATCTTTTGCGCGATGTACGCGAGGAATTACAGGCCATTAAACCGATGCGCGCTGCTTTCGACAGAAATTATGTAAAAAACCTTGATGGTAAATATGTAAAAGATCTCGATAACCGTTACGAACTGGCTTTAGCCGTAATGGAAGATATTAAAAACTTCAAAGCAGAAAACAATTGCGATCGTATAGTATTGGTGTGGTGTGGTTCTACCGAAATTTATTTCGAACCATCAGAAGTTCACGAATCGCTTGCTGCTTTTGAGCAGGGTTTAAGAGATAACGATTTGCGTATTGCACCAAGTATGATCTATGCTTATGCCGCATTAAAATTAGGAATTCCTTTCGCTAACGGAGCACCAAACTTAACGGTTGATATTCCAGCCTTAATCGAACTGGCTAAAGAAACCGATACCCCAATTGCCGGTAAAGATTTTAAAACCGGTCAAACTTTAATGAAAACAATTTTGGCACCTGGTTTGGCAGCACGTTCGTTAGGTGTAAACGGTTGGTTTTCTGATAATATTTTAGGTAACCGCGATGGTTTGGTGTTAGATGATCCTGATAATTTTAAAACAAAAGAAGTATCTAAACTGGGGGTATTGGAAGATATCTTTAAACCAGAGGTTAACCCTGATTTGTATGGTGATATGTACCACAAAATCAGGATCAACTATTATCCGCCTCACGGTGATAACAAAGAAAGCTGGGATAACATCGATATTTTCGGTTGGTTAGGTTATAAAATGCAGATCAAGATCAATTTCCTTTGTCGCGATTCGATTTTAGCCGCACCGATTGTATTAGATCTTGCTTTGTTTATCGATCTGGCTAAACGTGCAAACCTATCGGGCATTCAGGAATGGTTATCATTCTACCTGAAATCGCCACAAACGATTCCAGGAGTACCTGCTGAAAACGACATTTTTAAACAGTTAATGAAACTTCAGAACACCTTACGTTACATCATGGGCGAAGAATTGATCACCCATTTAGGTCAGGATTACGAAGAAGAACTGATAGAAACAGTATAG
- a CDS encoding phosphatidylglycerophosphatase A (product_source=KO:K01095; cath_funfam=1.10.3760.10; cog=COG1267; ko=KO:K01095; pfam=PF04608; superfamily=101307; transmembrane_helix_parts=Outside_1_12,TMhelix_13_35,Inside_36_41,TMhelix_42_61,Outside_62_84,TMhelix_85_107,Inside_108_151), whose translation MFIHKFLSTALGIGYIGKGAGTYAAIATCICWHLFQSPYTNPYLWPVLFTMLIVILGVMSADRVEEIWGKDHGRVVIDEVAGMCITLLFVPLKWEYTLIGLILFRFFDILKALYIRKLEELPGGWGVMADDVLAGIYANVILQLVVALALF comes from the coding sequence GTGTTTATCCACAAATTTCTTTCAACGGCTCTGGGAATCGGGTATATCGGCAAGGGCGCAGGTACTTATGCTGCTATAGCAACCTGCATCTGCTGGCATCTTTTCCAGAGCCCTTATACCAACCCTTATTTATGGCCGGTGCTCTTCACTATGCTCATCGTGATATTGGGGGTAATGAGTGCCGATCGGGTTGAAGAGATTTGGGGGAAAGACCACGGTAGAGTGGTGATTGATGAAGTGGCTGGAATGTGCATCACCCTATTGTTTGTGCCTTTAAAATGGGAATACACCCTTATAGGACTTATTCTATTTAGGTTTTTTGATATCCTCAAGGCGCTTTACATCCGAAAACTCGAAGAATTACCAGGTGGTTGGGGGGTAATGGCAGATGATGTACTGGCTGGGATTTATGCAAATGTTATACTGCAACTGGTTGTTGCTTTAGCACTGTTTTAA
- a CDS encoding putative flippase GtrA (product_source=COG2246; cog=COG2246; pfam=PF04138; superfamily=50876; transmembrane_helix_parts=Outside_1_28,TMhelix_29_51,Inside_52_70,TMhelix_71_93,Outside_94_96,TMhelix_97_116,Inside_117_124) — MFTYLKAQASSLVASATDFGVTILAANLFGWWYLAASITGTVAGGAVNFYVNRKWVFESEATVIKWQVLKYILVWAGNLIIVTAGVFVLTHFFNLNYVLAKVVSSVITGLSYNYIMQKQFIFSS; from the coding sequence ATGTTCACTTATCTAAAAGCACAGGCATCATCCTTAGTGGCCTCGGCAACAGATTTCGGTGTGACCATTCTTGCCGCAAATCTTTTTGGCTGGTGGTATCTGGCAGCAAGTATTACAGGTACGGTAGCAGGTGGAGCAGTTAATTTTTATGTGAACCGGAAATGGGTTTTCGAAAGTGAAGCTACCGTTATTAAATGGCAGGTGCTGAAATATATTTTGGTATGGGCCGGCAATCTGATTATCGTAACCGCGGGTGTGTTTGTGCTCACCCATTTTTTTAATCTCAATTATGTTCTCGCTAAAGTAGTTAGCTCAGTTATAACCGGGTTGAGTTACAATTATATCATGCAAAAGCAGTTTATTTTTTCAAGCTAA
- a CDS encoding hypothetical protein (product_source=Hypo-rule applied; cath_funfam=2.60.40.1120; pfam=PF13715,PF18939; superfamily=49313,49464,81419,81736) → MKPIYSFFLLVVLSFILQVNAFGQRTVVSGTVRDAVTKETLPNVSVFFKDTKIGIQTDVNGKYTLVSPDPQSEITFNYVGYRAVFKNVMPSATQELDIALVPDSKALDEVVIVGGKKVRYRNKDNPAVELIRQVIAHKDENRIKSYNTVSFRQYEKMLFSLSNVSEKFKNKKMFRNYQFLFQEQDSTLIGGKNLLPVYIQEQLADSYLSKDPERNKTVVIAEKQVNFDSRYIDNKGMKTYFDRMYQDIDIYKNNISVISNEFLSPISDGAPAFYKFFITDTLKNQKPEVIELSFTPRNTNDMLFEGKIYVTNDSHYAVTGASFGVNKNINLNFVRGLKVDLDFEANNKGKYSLSKSNLLADFGIGKTKGIGFTGERTVTYKNYQFDAVLPDTIFQGKSTVVQADAAKKDDKFWEQNRLDTISKNQLKIYGNIDTLQNLPSFKRTMKIVTLLFAGYQNLGPYEIGPVNTFYSFNNVEGLRLRIGGRTTPELSKRYYFENYLAYGIKDEKWKFFLSGTYSLNNKSIYEFPQNYVRASFQRDTKIPGQELQFVQEDNFLLSFKRGVNDMLLYNDFYRLDYVKEFENHFSYNLGFKKWSQTPAGGLNYLNGANQSVNRLSTSEISLQLRYAPNEKFYQGKIYRVPIADRYPVFNLRYTAGLKGVFGGEYNYHNLMGSIDKRFYLSQLGYSDVTFEGGYIAGKVPFPLLAIHRANQTYAYQLNSYNLMNFLEFVSDHYVSINIDHNFNGFFFNKVPLIKKLKLREVVSFKALYGGLRNENNPNFQSGLYQFPVYENGAQRTYALGNEPYMEGSVGVGNIFKLLRVDVVKRFNYLNNPEVSEWGIRARVKFDF, encoded by the coding sequence ATGAAACCGATCTATTCATTTTTTCTCCTCGTGGTGCTCAGTTTTATTTTGCAGGTAAATGCTTTTGGCCAAAGAACAGTAGTATCTGGCACCGTGCGCGATGCGGTTACCAAAGAAACACTGCCCAATGTTTCCGTCTTTTTTAAAGACACTAAAATAGGGATACAGACCGATGTGAATGGAAAGTACACATTGGTTTCTCCCGATCCACAAAGCGAAATCACTTTTAACTATGTAGGTTATCGGGCAGTTTTTAAAAATGTTATGCCATCTGCAACGCAGGAACTCGATATTGCATTGGTTCCTGATTCAAAAGCTCTGGACGAAGTGGTCATTGTTGGTGGAAAAAAGGTGAGATACCGCAATAAAGATAATCCGGCGGTCGAATTGATCCGCCAGGTAATTGCCCATAAAGATGAAAACCGGATAAAGAGTTACAATACGGTGTCTTTTAGGCAGTATGAGAAGATGTTGTTTTCGTTGAGCAATGTTTCGGAAAAGTTTAAGAACAAAAAGATGTTCAGAAATTATCAGTTTTTATTTCAGGAACAGGATTCGACCTTAATTGGCGGAAAAAACCTCTTGCCGGTGTACATTCAGGAGCAACTAGCCGATAGTTACCTCAGTAAAGATCCAGAAAGAAATAAAACTGTTGTTATTGCCGAGAAACAGGTAAACTTCGATAGCAGGTACATCGATAATAAAGGAATGAAAACCTATTTCGATAGGATGTATCAGGATATTGATATCTATAAAAATAACATCTCTGTAATCAGTAATGAGTTTTTAAGTCCGATTTCGGATGGGGCACCTGCTTTTTATAAGTTTTTTATTACCGATACGTTAAAAAATCAAAAGCCTGAGGTCATCGAGCTGTCTTTTACGCCACGCAATACAAACGATATGTTGTTCGAAGGAAAGATTTATGTAACGAACGATAGCCATTACGCCGTTACCGGAGCTTCATTTGGGGTAAATAAAAACATTAACCTCAATTTTGTACGTGGGTTAAAAGTTGATCTCGATTTTGAAGCCAACAACAAAGGTAAATACAGTTTGAGCAAAAGTAATCTGTTGGCCGATTTTGGTATTGGCAAAACCAAAGGCATAGGTTTTACCGGCGAGCGTACTGTTACCTATAAGAATTACCAGTTTGATGCGGTTCTGCCCGATACTATTTTTCAAGGGAAAAGTACCGTGGTGCAGGCCGATGCAGCAAAAAAAGACGATAAATTCTGGGAGCAAAACAGACTGGATACCATTTCGAAGAACCAGCTTAAGATTTACGGCAATATTGATACCCTGCAAAACCTGCCATCTTTTAAACGGACGATGAAAATCGTTACGCTTTTATTTGCTGGCTATCAGAATCTGGGTCCTTACGAAATTGGTCCGGTAAATACATTTTACAGCTTTAACAATGTAGAAGGGTTGAGGCTGCGTATTGGGGGAAGAACAACACCCGAACTGAGTAAACGTTATTATTTCGAAAATTATTTGGCTTATGGGATTAAAGATGAGAAATGGAAGTTTTTCCTTTCCGGAACTTATTCGCTGAATAACAAATCGATCTACGAATTCCCCCAAAACTACGTGAGGGCCAGTTTTCAGCGCGACACTAAAATTCCCGGACAAGAGCTTCAGTTTGTGCAGGAAGATAATTTCCTGTTGTCGTTTAAGCGCGGGGTAAATGATATGCTGTTGTACAACGATTTTTACCGTTTAGATTATGTAAAAGAATTCGAAAACCACTTTTCTTATAACCTCGGCTTTAAAAAGTGGAGCCAAACGCCTGCCGGTGGACTCAATTACCTAAACGGAGCAAATCAATCTGTCAACCGGTTAAGTACCAGTGAAATTTCTCTGCAATTAAGGTACGCTCCGAATGAAAAGTTTTATCAGGGAAAAATATACCGTGTGCCCATTGCCGATCGTTATCCGGTATTTAATTTGCGTTATACTGCAGGTTTAAAGGGTGTTTTCGGTGGCGAATACAATTACCATAACTTAATGGGCAGCATCGATAAACGTTTCTATTTATCGCAGTTAGGCTATAGCGATGTAACTTTCGAAGGTGGTTATATCGCCGGAAAAGTGCCGTTCCCTTTATTGGCCATACACCGGGCTAACCAAACTTATGCCTATCAGCTCAACTCTTACAACCTGATGAACTTCCTAGAGTTTGTGAGCGATCACTATGTGAGCATCAATATCGATCATAATTTTAATGGCTTCTTTTTTAATAAAGTACCGTTGATCAAAAAATTAAAGTTGAGAGAAGTGGTATCATTCAAAGCCTTATATGGTGGATTGAGAAATGAAAATAACCCAAATTTCCAATCGGGATTGTACCAGTTTCCCGTTTACGAAAATGGCGCACAAAGAACTTATGCATTGGGTAACGAGCCCTATATGGAAGGTAGTGTTGGTGTAGGCAATATCTTTAAACTATTAAGGGTCGACGTAGTGAAACGGTTCAACTACCTCAATAATCCAGAAGTTTCGGAATGGGGAATAAGGGCAAGGGTAAAATTTGATTTTTAA
- a CDS encoding phosphatidylglycerophosphate synthase (product_source=COG0558; cog=COG0558; pfam=PF01066,PF16117; transmembrane_helix_parts=Outside_1_28,TMhelix_29_51,Inside_52_62,TMhelix_63_85,Outside_86_113,TMhelix_114_136,Inside_137_164,TMhelix_165_183,Outside_184_197,TMhelix_198_220,Inside_221_243,TMhelix_244_266,Outside_267_429), whose protein sequence is MEKNLRDSLQQGIYKVINPFVKGLIKIGLTPNAVTTIGLILNIGVAVIFVLGAEKSNRGDMSYIGWGGALVLFAGLFDMLDGQVARLGNMSSKFGALYDSVLDRYSEMIMFLGICYYLVAHHYFLSSLFAFIALIGSMMVSYTRARAEGLGVECKGGLMQRPERVVTIGVFAIACGIAGHFIGGNYKVYIPGISFHVFETMSIFTMPITLMAVLTNITAIKRLQEAKKGLEAQEFNERKGNNKAALIAGLVLMGSLAGMLSFNANAQGSDPSPITFPTPKDISNQLFYLQRDPNTNTIICQLNVDKHGEVNKEQPVNVFWMRYGDKGEKKELSYIQRKFAYGIISKNLGNGQFELRFTSHKKLPMYLNKSGADKKYHVFATINNKKMQLERIFLRIEGGTFWFPNVKYVEIKGFDASEPSKVLVERIKV, encoded by the coding sequence ATGGAAAAAAATCTAAGAGACAGCCTGCAACAGGGCATATATAAGGTGATTAACCCTTTTGTAAAGGGACTGATAAAAATAGGTTTAACACCTAATGCGGTAACCACCATTGGCCTGATCCTGAATATCGGTGTGGCGGTTATTTTTGTGCTCGGTGCCGAAAAATCGAACCGCGGCGATATGTCATACATTGGCTGGGGAGGGGCGCTGGTGCTTTTTGCAGGCCTGTTTGATATGCTCGATGGTCAGGTGGCGCGATTGGGTAACATGAGCTCGAAGTTTGGAGCTTTGTACGATTCGGTGCTCGATCGCTACAGCGAAATGATTATGTTTTTAGGAATTTGTTATTACCTGGTTGCGCATCATTATTTTTTAAGTTCCTTGTTTGCGTTTATCGCATTAATTGGCTCGATGATGGTGAGTTATACCCGTGCAAGGGCCGAGGGATTAGGTGTGGAGTGTAAAGGTGGTTTAATGCAAAGGCCCGAAAGGGTAGTAACCATTGGCGTTTTTGCCATAGCCTGTGGTATTGCAGGTCATTTTATTGGTGGCAATTACAAAGTTTACATACCAGGTATTTCATTCCATGTTTTCGAAACGATGTCGATTTTTACCATGCCCATTACCCTAATGGCGGTATTGACTAATATTACGGCTATTAAACGTTTACAAGAGGCCAAAAAAGGGCTCGAAGCGCAAGAATTTAATGAGCGAAAAGGAAATAACAAGGCGGCATTAATTGCCGGCTTGGTATTAATGGGAAGTTTAGCCGGAATGCTTTCTTTTAACGCAAATGCGCAGGGATCAGATCCTTCTCCGATTACTTTTCCAACGCCAAAAGATATCAGTAATCAGCTGTTTTATTTACAGCGCGATCCAAATACCAATACCATTATCTGCCAGTTAAATGTAGACAAACATGGCGAAGTAAATAAAGAACAGCCCGTAAATGTATTTTGGATGCGTTACGGAGATAAAGGCGAAAAGAAAGAGCTGAGTTATATCCAACGGAAATTTGCTTATGGTATTATCAGCAAAAATCTGGGTAACGGTCAGTTCGAACTGCGGTTTACCTCGCATAAAAAGTTGCCGATGTATTTAAATAAATCTGGTGCAGATAAAAAATACCATGTTTTTGCCACCATTAACAATAAAAAAATGCAGTTGGAACGGATATTTCTTCGGATTGAGGGCGGTACTTTTTGGTTTCCGAATGTAAAATATGTAGAAATAAAAGGTTTTGATGCTTCAGAGCCTTCAAAGGTGTTAGTTGAAAGGATTAAGGTGTAG
- a CDS encoding 4-hydroxysphinganine ceramide fatty acyl 2-hydroxylase (product_source=KO:K19703; cog=COG3000; ko=KO:K19703; pfam=PF04116; superfamily=56322; transmembrane_helix_parts=Outside_1_26,TMhelix_27_49,Inside_50_53,TMhelix_54_76,Outside_77_136,TMhelix_137_159,Inside_160_206) — translation MKKNFVSNSTASIRMFKNDFLESLSKVRFYVPLIVYVPVIAFLFWKALWEIEMSVLNFAGWFLLGLAIWTITEYILHRYVFHFEPDVEWGKKIHFIFHGVHHDYPNDAKRLVMPPSASIPMALGFYFLFDWLLPDTVVYPFFSGFMIGYLFYDMVHYALHHANFKSGFWKQLKQHHMLHHYSDSTKGYGVSWTFWDHIFRSNFDKK, via the coding sequence ATGAAAAAGAATTTTGTTTCAAATTCAACAGCATCTATCAGGATGTTTAAAAATGACTTTTTAGAAAGCCTATCAAAAGTTAGGTTTTATGTACCGTTGATCGTGTATGTTCCGGTTATTGCTTTCCTTTTTTGGAAGGCGCTTTGGGAAATCGAGATGTCCGTTTTAAATTTTGCCGGTTGGTTTTTGTTGGGCCTGGCCATCTGGACCATTACCGAATACATCCTGCACCGCTATGTTTTCCATTTCGAGCCAGATGTGGAATGGGGCAAGAAAATCCATTTTATTTTTCATGGTGTACACCACGATTACCCCAACGATGCGAAAAGGTTGGTGATGCCGCCTTCGGCCAGTATTCCTATGGCCTTAGGCTTTTATTTTCTTTTCGATTGGTTATTGCCTGATACAGTGGTTTACCCATTTTTCTCTGGTTTTATGATCGGTTATCTCTTTTACGATATGGTGCATTATGCCCTTCATCATGCCAATTTTAAAAGTGGTTTCTGGAAACAGTTAAAACAGCACCATATGCTTCATCATTATTCCGATTCGACCAAGGGTTATGGGGTAAGCTGGACTTTTTGGGATCATATTTTTAGATCTAATTTTGATAAAAAATAA
- a CDS encoding hypothetical protein (product_source=Hypo-rule applied; ko=KO:K22723; pfam=PF14378; smart=SM00014; superfamily=56281; transmembrane_helix_parts=Outside_1_19,TMhelix_20_42,Inside_43_62,TMhelix_63_80,Outside_81_131,TMhelix_132_154,Inside_155_166,TMhelix_167_189,Outside_190_226,TMhelix_227_249,Inside_250_255,TMhelix_256_273,Outside_274_277,TMhelix_278_300,Inside_301_318) encodes MIKNNMQQEALLKNSFYNLRNIYLTVAISVGYLLLSVLLVGFKTDQLVLIFIFNALFYISKGTRQFILGFSIFIVYWILFDYMKAFPNYLFNTVHIEDLYDLEKNTFGINYHGLILTPNEYWKINSTAFLDVLTGLFYLMWVPVPLAFATYLFFKNKEQFVRFSLTFVWVNLLGFVLYYIFPAAPPWYVQEHGFEFIAKTAGNTAGLARFDHYFNITLFHGIYSKGSNVFAAMPSLHSSYPVIVVYYGLKNRLGKINIFFAAVMLGIWFSAVYTSHHYTLDVLAGLSCAFLGIISFNYLIRNTKLKQFAENMIRVIGN; translated from the coding sequence TTGATAAAAAATAACATGCAGCAAGAGGCATTGCTTAAAAACAGTTTTTATAATCTTCGGAATATTTATCTAACAGTTGCTATCTCTGTTGGATATCTATTGTTATCAGTGCTGCTGGTTGGCTTTAAAACCGATCAGCTGGTGCTGATTTTTATTTTTAATGCTTTGTTTTATATCTCGAAGGGAACCAGGCAGTTTATCCTTGGCTTTTCGATCTTTATTGTCTATTGGATACTGTTTGATTACATGAAAGCCTTTCCAAACTATCTTTTTAATACGGTACATATTGAAGATTTATATGACCTGGAAAAAAATACTTTCGGCATTAACTACCATGGCTTAATACTTACACCTAACGAGTATTGGAAAATAAACAGTACTGCGTTTTTAGATGTATTGACAGGGCTTTTCTACCTGATGTGGGTACCTGTTCCGCTGGCCTTCGCTACTTATCTTTTCTTTAAGAATAAGGAACAGTTTGTTCGGTTCTCGCTCACCTTTGTTTGGGTAAATTTGTTAGGTTTTGTGTTGTACTACATTTTTCCGGCTGCACCGCCATGGTATGTGCAGGAACATGGCTTCGAGTTTATCGCCAAAACTGCCGGCAATACTGCTGGATTGGCCCGGTTTGACCATTATTTTAACATTACACTTTTTCATGGTATATACAGCAAAGGTTCTAATGTATTTGCGGCTATGCCATCGCTGCACTCATCTTATCCTGTTATTGTTGTTTATTATGGTTTAAAAAACCGCTTGGGTAAGATCAATATTTTCTTTGCTGCTGTAATGCTTGGCATCTGGTTTTCGGCTGTTTATACCAGTCATCATTATACGCTTGATGTATTGGCCGGATTAAGCTGCGCATTTTTGGGTATTATCTCTTTCAATTATTTAATACGGAATACTAAGTTGAAACAGTTTGCAGAAAATATGATAAGAGTTATTGGTAATTAG
- a CDS encoding tRNA (cmo5U34)-methyltransferase (product_source=KO:K15256; cath_funfam=3.40.50.150; cog=COG2226; ko=KO:K15256; pfam=PF13649; superfamily=53335): MNKDYSHKATNEEIKTRFDNDVERFSNLESGQQTTIDAPLTMELCTGAAKYINPNAKELLDIGCGAGNYTLKMLSKIPNLNCTLNDLSLPMLERARDRVSVQTTGTVNVIQDDMRNLNLPENHFDIILAAATFHHLRTDADWELVFTKVYQALKPGGSIWISDLIAHDSVLIDHLFQEQYGAYLETLGGAEYKQKVFDYIEYEDTPRSLNYQLALLQKVGFSVTEILHKNSYFAAFGAIK; encoded by the coding sequence ATGAATAAAGATTATTCGCATAAGGCAACAAATGAAGAAATTAAAACAAGGTTTGATAACGATGTAGAACGTTTCTCGAACTTGGAGAGTGGACAACAAACGACCATCGATGCACCGCTTACCATGGAGCTTTGCACCGGAGCGGCCAAATATATTAATCCAAATGCAAAAGAACTGTTGGATATTGGATGTGGTGCAGGCAATTACACGTTAAAAATGCTCAGCAAAATCCCAAATCTCAACTGTACACTTAACGACTTGAGTTTACCGATGCTGGAACGTGCAAGAGATAGGGTATCGGTGCAAACTACCGGAACAGTAAACGTTATACAGGACGATATGCGTAACCTTAATTTACCCGAGAATCATTTCGATATAATACTTGCTGCTGCAACATTTCATCATTTGCGCACCGATGCCGATTGGGAACTTGTTTTTACTAAAGTTTACCAGGCTTTAAAACCTGGAGGTAGTATCTGGATTTCAGACCTCATTGCACACGATTCTGTATTGATCGATCATCTTTTTCAGGAGCAATACGGGGCCTACCTTGAAACACTTGGCGGTGCGGAATATAAGCAAAAGGTATTTGATTATATTGAATATGAAGATACCCCGCGTTCTTTAAACTATCAACTGGCTCTATTGCAAAAAGTTGGGTTTAGCGTTACCGAAATTCTGCATAAAAACTCTTATTTTGCAGCTTTTGGTGCTATAAAATAA
- a CDS encoding DNA-binding transcriptional LysR family regulator (product_source=COG0583; cath_funfam=1.10.10.10,3.40.190.10; cog=COG0583; pfam=PF00126,PF03466; superfamily=46785,53850): MELRHLLYFKTVAEELHFTKAAAKLFISQPPLSRQIKELEEELEVQLFTRSNKRVALTNAGKYFKTEVDAMFAKLEESKEVVRKIHDGVSGELKIGYISSVYQSQLAEILKLMHQEFPYLKTSLFEVPTLAQIKELEHGGLDVGILRAPVLSEKLKVESLFFDPFVVVIPLTDQKIDAKNGLADFLKKSPFIFFNKDFAPQYNQKLMEICQRMGFSPDITHEANNVHSILQLVEAGLGVSILPLSLKKQYAQLKVSFIEFDAIPVNTEVVLAYKESNKNPALSWFIKYYAELKIN, translated from the coding sequence ATGGAGCTCAGACATTTGTTGTATTTTAAAACTGTTGCAGAAGAACTTCATTTTACCAAGGCTGCAGCAAAACTTTTCATCTCGCAGCCCCCCTTGAGCAGGCAGATTAAAGAACTTGAAGAAGAACTCGAAGTACAATTGTTTACCAGGAGTAATAAGCGGGTTGCATTAACAAATGCCGGAAAGTACTTTAAGACTGAAGTAGATGCTATGTTTGCCAAACTGGAAGAGAGTAAAGAAGTGGTCCGTAAAATTCATGATGGCGTTAGTGGCGAATTAAAGATTGGCTACATCAGTTCGGTTTACCAATCGCAACTGGCAGAAATTTTAAAATTAATGCACCAGGAATTCCCTTATTTGAAGACGAGTTTATTCGAAGTGCCCACACTTGCTCAAATTAAAGAGCTGGAACATGGTGGTTTAGATGTGGGGATTTTAAGAGCACCGGTTCTATCAGAAAAATTGAAAGTAGAATCTTTGTTTTTTGATCCATTTGTAGTGGTTATTCCTTTAACAGACCAAAAAATTGATGCGAAGAACGGACTTGCTGATTTTTTGAAGAAAAGCCCGTTTATATTCTTTAATAAAGATTTTGCGCCTCAGTATAACCAGAAACTGATGGAAATTTGCCAGCGGATGGGCTTTAGTCCCGATATTACCCACGAGGCCAACAATGTACACTCCATATTACAATTGGTAGAAGCAGGCCTGGGGGTATCTATTTTGCCATTGTCGTTAAAAAAACAATATGCACAGTTGAAAGTATCTTTTATTGAATTTGATGCTATTCCGGTCAACACAGAGGTGGTACTGGCTTATAAAGAATCAAATAAAAATCCGGCGTTAAGCTGGTTTATTAAATATTATGCCGAGTTAAAAATCAATTGA